A region from the Amycolatopsis camponoti genome encodes:
- a CDS encoding UDP-N-acetylglucosamine acyltransferase gives MANRIHPTAVLGEGVELGDGNVIGPFAVIVGPARIGDGNWIGPHVTIGTPGEDRGRPHPAAWDETPIGDPDHDGHGVVIGSRNRIREYVSVHQGTWRTTTIGSDGYFLRNSHIAHDCLVGDGVTIASNAVTGGHCHIWDGANLGMGAILHQKVVVGPGAMIGMGSAVRREIGAFTIAVGNPARVTGINVVGLSRRGVDEATIEALGPWLKGKEGLPDATLPGDLSTLVKAWDARPREEH, from the coding sequence GTGGCCAACCGCATCCACCCGACCGCCGTCCTCGGCGAAGGCGTCGAACTCGGCGACGGCAACGTGATCGGGCCGTTCGCCGTGATCGTCGGGCCGGCCCGGATCGGTGACGGCAACTGGATCGGCCCGCACGTGACGATCGGCACGCCCGGCGAGGACCGCGGCCGCCCCCACCCGGCGGCCTGGGACGAGACGCCGATCGGTGACCCGGATCACGACGGCCACGGCGTCGTCATCGGCAGCCGCAACCGGATCCGCGAGTACGTGAGTGTCCACCAAGGGACCTGGCGGACGACGACGATCGGCAGCGACGGCTACTTCCTGCGCAACTCCCACATCGCGCACGACTGCCTGGTCGGCGACGGCGTGACGATCGCGTCCAACGCCGTCACCGGCGGGCACTGCCACATCTGGGACGGCGCCAACCTCGGCATGGGCGCGATCCTGCACCAGAAGGTCGTGGTCGGCCCGGGCGCGATGATCGGGATGGGCTCGGCGGTGCGGCGCGAGATCGGCGCGTTCACCATCGCCGTCGGCAACCCGGCCCGCGTCACCGGCATCAACGTCGTCGGCCTGTCGCGCCGCGGCGTCGACGAGGCGACGATCGAGGCGCTGGGGCCGTGGCTGAAGGGCAAGGAAGGTCTCCCGGACGCCACCCTGCCCGGCGACCTCTCTACCTTGGTAAAGGCGTGGGACGCCCGCCCGCGCGAAGAGCACTAG
- a CDS encoding AMP-binding protein: MTLLGAGARLVDVAGGRTLAGAELSAEVGKRMEELAALPVGVVFARMSVDLPSVLTYLGAFESGRAIALIDPALDADVLAGLVSRFRPAAVLSASGDAPDGYTAQGSDWVRSSADGVTPHPDLAVLLPTSGSTGNPKLVRLSRQAILANADAIAQVLDIDADEVAPTCLPLHYSYGLSVLNSHLVRDATVVIEPSGVLGRGFWDAVTTYGVTSLSGVPYHYEMLRRLKFDPAKYPTLRTLTQAGGKLRDELIAEFNDKMLAVDGRMYVMYGQTEAAPRMTTVPAERLAEKLGSAGPALPGGKFSVRRDDGSETTHPKIVGEVVYRGPNVMLGYADDESGLAKGDEYAGVLATGDLGYLDEEGYLFITGRLKRIGKVFGNRVSLDDLENAARAAAVGIDVVAAVPAGDKVVLFAEGVDKDICKDASRALSERLHLHVSGFDVRPIDTVPLLASGKIDYRSLEAKV; this comes from the coding sequence GTGACTTTGCTGGGTGCGGGAGCTCGGCTGGTGGACGTGGCCGGGGGCCGCACGCTGGCGGGCGCGGAACTGTCGGCCGAGGTCGGCAAGCGGATGGAAGAGCTGGCCGCGTTGCCGGTCGGCGTCGTGTTCGCGCGGATGTCGGTCGACCTGCCGAGCGTGCTGACCTACCTGGGCGCGTTCGAGTCCGGCCGGGCGATCGCGCTGATCGACCCGGCGCTGGACGCCGACGTGCTGGCCGGGCTGGTCTCGCGCTTCCGGCCGGCGGCCGTGCTGTCGGCTTCGGGGGACGCGCCCGACGGGTACACCGCGCAGGGGTCGGACTGGGTCCGCTCGTCGGCTGACGGTGTGACGCCGCACCCCGACCTCGCCGTGCTGCTCCCGACCAGTGGGTCGACCGGCAACCCCAAGCTCGTCCGGCTCTCGCGGCAGGCGATCCTGGCCAACGCCGACGCCATCGCGCAGGTGCTCGACATCGACGCCGACGAGGTCGCGCCCACCTGCCTGCCGCTGCACTACAGCTACGGGCTCTCGGTGCTGAACTCGCACCTGGTGCGCGACGCGACCGTCGTGATCGAGCCGTCCGGCGTGCTCGGCCGCGGCTTCTGGGACGCGGTGACGACGTACGGTGTGACGTCCCTCTCGGGTGTCCCGTACCACTACGAAATGCTGCGGCGGCTCAAGTTCGACCCCGCGAAGTACCCGACGCTGCGCACGCTGACGCAGGCCGGCGGGAAGCTGCGCGACGAGCTGATCGCCGAGTTCAACGACAAGATGCTGGCCGTCGACGGCCGGATGTACGTCATGTACGGCCAGACCGAGGCCGCGCCGCGGATGACCACGGTGCCCGCGGAAAGACTGGCCGAAAAGCTCGGTTCCGCCGGGCCGGCGCTGCCGGGCGGGAAGTTCTCCGTCCGTCGCGACGACGGGTCGGAGACCACGCACCCGAAAATTGTCGGTGAGGTCGTCTACCGTGGGCCCAATGTGATGCTGGGTTACGCGGACGACGAGTCCGGCCTGGCCAAGGGCGACGAATACGCCGGCGTGCTCGCCACCGGTGACCTCGGCTACCTCGACGAAGAGGGGTACCTGTTCATCACCGGGCGGCTCAAGCGCATCGGCAAGGTGTTCGGCAACCGCGTCAGCCTCGACGACCTCGAAAACGCCGCCCGCGCGGCGGCGGTGGGGATCGACGTGGTGGCCGCGGTGCCCGCCGGCGACAAGGTGGTGCTGTTCGCCGAGGGCGTCGACAAGGACATCTGCAAGGACGCGTCGCGGGCGCTGTCCGAGCGGCTGCACCTGCACGTCAGCGGGTTCGACGTCCGCCCGATCGACACCGTGCCGCTGCTGGCCAGCGGAAAGATCGACTACCGGTCCTTGGAGGCGAAGGTATGA
- a CDS encoding glycosyltransferase family 4 protein, whose product MRIAVVNNFFPPRVGGSAHMSASLAAQFVEAGHEVLAITAAYADAPADEERDGYRVVRLAAVKMPQVGLSIDFDMSFASPRPGNWRRLWKLLDEFKPDAIHLHGQFFDLSWLAGIYARRRNIPVLLTIHTLLISDNKLYGSVFRMLDAVLVKPILRYIRPRYVILDKLGVDYCVERYGTSDANSEYFPIAVDTGHFAKPVTKDVRAEHEIGDAPLIVSLGHVIPLRNRLPLIEALPSILDKHPSVRVLVVGRVYHDAFLKRAAELGVSDALVVTGAVPKADVPAYFAAADIVTHDLNGGCGTASLEAMLSGTATIASVTEDNYPGIELRNGENVLLVRPDDAEAVARTVIELLDDPDRRALIAQRESEMVRSNFGLDVVAEEHLRTFEKLVSEADVLR is encoded by the coding sequence AAGTCCTGGCCATCACGGCGGCCTACGCCGACGCCCCGGCCGACGAGGAGCGCGACGGCTACCGCGTCGTGCGCCTCGCGGCGGTGAAGATGCCGCAGGTCGGGCTGTCGATCGACTTCGACATGAGCTTCGCGTCGCCGCGGCCGGGCAACTGGCGGCGGCTGTGGAAGCTGCTGGACGAGTTCAAGCCGGACGCGATCCACCTGCACGGCCAGTTCTTCGACCTGTCGTGGCTGGCTGGCATCTACGCGCGGCGACGGAACATCCCGGTGCTGCTGACCATCCACACGCTCCTGATCAGCGACAACAAGCTGTACGGCAGCGTGTTCCGGATGCTCGACGCGGTGCTCGTGAAGCCGATTCTGCGCTACATCCGGCCTCGCTACGTCATCCTCGACAAGCTCGGGGTCGACTACTGCGTCGAGCGCTACGGCACCAGCGACGCGAACTCGGAGTACTTCCCGATCGCGGTCGACACCGGCCACTTCGCGAAGCCGGTGACGAAGGACGTCCGCGCGGAGCACGAGATCGGTGACGCGCCGCTGATCGTCTCGCTCGGGCACGTCATCCCGCTGCGCAACCGGCTGCCGCTCATCGAGGCGCTGCCGTCCATTTTGGACAAGCACCCGAGCGTCCGCGTGCTGGTCGTCGGCCGCGTCTACCACGACGCGTTCCTGAAGCGCGCCGCGGAACTGGGCGTCTCGGACGCGCTGGTGGTCACGGGCGCGGTGCCGAAGGCGGACGTCCCGGCGTACTTCGCGGCGGCGGACATCGTCACGCACGACCTCAACGGCGGCTGCGGCACGGCGTCGCTCGAGGCGATGCTGTCCGGCACGGCGACGATCGCATCGGTCACCGAGGACAACTACCCCGGTATCGAGCTGCGCAACGGCGAGAACGTGCTGCTGGTGCGCCCGGACGACGCGGAGGCCGTGGCGCGCACGGTGATCGAGCTGCTCGACGACCCGGATCGCCGGGCCCTGATCGCGCAGCGCGAGAGCGAGATGGTCCGGTCGAACTTCGGCCTCGACGTCGTCGCCGAGGAACACCTCCGTACGTTCGAGAAACTGGTGTCGGAAGCGGATGTTCTTCGATGA
- a CDS encoding SDR family NAD(P)-dependent oxidoreductase, with protein MTDLSGRVALVTGGTRGIGLATVRALVDAGATVVLTGRDEARAKEAASAAGAAAGLALDVTDAKAVSSLVRGVAKEHGKLDIVVANAGIMEDALLGMIREELVDTTLSTNVAGTLHTVQAAARAMMRKKTGSIVVLASIVGEYGSAGQTVYAASKAAVANIAKSAAKELGRSGIRVNAVAPGVIETDLTAGLSEDAKAENAGKTPLGRLGRAEDVANAIRFLVSDEASFVTGQVLGVDGGLVL; from the coding sequence ATGACTGATCTGTCCGGTCGCGTCGCGCTCGTCACCGGCGGGACGCGGGGGATCGGCTTGGCCACCGTGCGCGCTTTGGTCGATGCGGGCGCGACGGTGGTGCTCACCGGCCGCGACGAGGCCCGCGCGAAAGAAGCGGCTTCGGCGGCCGGCGCGGCGGCCGGGCTCGCGCTCGACGTCACCGACGCGAAGGCCGTGTCTTCGCTGGTCAGAGGTGTCGCGAAGGAGCACGGCAAGCTCGACATCGTCGTCGCGAACGCCGGGATCATGGAGGACGCGCTCCTCGGGATGATCCGCGAGGAGCTCGTCGACACGACGCTGAGCACGAACGTCGCCGGCACGCTGCACACCGTCCAGGCCGCGGCCCGGGCGATGATGCGCAAGAAGACCGGCTCGATCGTCGTGCTCGCCTCGATCGTCGGCGAGTACGGAAGCGCTGGTCAGACGGTGTACGCGGCGTCGAAGGCGGCGGTGGCGAACATCGCGAAGTCCGCGGCGAAGGAACTCGGCCGGTCCGGCATCCGCGTCAACGCGGTCGCGCCGGGCGTGATCGAGACCGACCTGACCGCGGGCCTGAGCGAGGACGCGAAGGCGGAGAACGCCGGCAAGACGCCGCTCGGGCGGCTCGGCCGGGCGGAAGACGTGGCGAACGCGATCCGGTTCCTGGTGAGTGATGAAGCTTCCTTCGTCACCGGACAGGTGCTGGGCGTCGACGGAGGCTTGGTGCTGTGA
- a CDS encoding Gfo/Idh/MocA family protein produces the protein MTHRIALVGTGNMGSLHARVLAGNERVDLVRVIDPREEAGKAVAERYETKWTPELGSLSDVDAVVLASATEVHYDLAQEILGQGKPMLVEKPVCNSFEKSQEIVALSKKQGVALMCGLLERYNPAVMTARALVQEPIHLMARRHGPYAPRIKTGVAWDLLVHDVDLAIQFFGGATPARVTSGAGYFHPQSVDGAEDTIETVLSFPTGLATVSASRLGQKKVRSLVVSELDRLIEIDLLRRDVTIYRHISHDSVTPDGLGYRQQTVIEIPELITAREPLASQLDRFCDLLEGKVDADTERDLILPSHHVVEQVLTQAAA, from the coding sequence ATGACGCATCGGATCGCTCTTGTCGGTACCGGGAACATGGGTTCCCTCCACGCTCGCGTGCTCGCCGGGAACGAACGCGTGGACCTCGTCCGCGTGATCGATCCGCGCGAGGAAGCGGGCAAGGCCGTCGCCGAGCGGTACGAGACGAAGTGGACGCCCGAGCTCGGCTCACTGTCCGATGTGGACGCCGTCGTGCTGGCTTCGGCCACCGAGGTGCACTACGACCTCGCGCAGGAGATCCTCGGCCAGGGCAAGCCGATGCTGGTCGAAAAGCCGGTGTGCAACAGCTTCGAGAAGTCGCAGGAGATCGTCGCGCTGTCGAAGAAGCAGGGCGTCGCGCTGATGTGCGGGCTGCTCGAGCGCTACAACCCGGCGGTCATGACCGCGCGGGCGCTGGTGCAGGAGCCGATCCACCTGATGGCCCGCCGCCACGGCCCGTACGCGCCCCGGATCAAGACCGGCGTCGCATGGGACCTGCTGGTGCACGACGTCGACCTGGCGATCCAGTTCTTCGGCGGCGCGACGCCGGCGCGGGTGACGTCCGGCGCGGGGTACTTCCACCCGCAGTCGGTCGACGGCGCCGAGGACACCATCGAGACGGTGCTGTCGTTCCCGACCGGCCTGGCCACGGTTTCCGCGTCCCGCTTGGGGCAGAAGAAGGTCCGGTCGCTGGTCGTGTCGGAGCTCGACCGGCTGATCGAGATCGACCTGCTCCGCCGCGACGTCACCATCTACCGGCACATCTCGCACGACTCCGTCACCCCGGACGGCCTCGGCTACCGGCAGCAGACGGTCATCGAGATCCCCGAGCTGATCACGGCGCGCGAGCCGCTCGCCTCGCAGCTGGACCGGTTCTGCGACCTGCTGGAGGGCAAGGTCGACGCCGACACCGAGCGCGACCTGATCCTGCCGTCGCACCACGTCGTCGAGCAGGTACTGACGCAGGCCGCGGCCTAG
- a CDS encoding SigE family RNA polymerase sigma factor, with translation MARGDDEFADFVRASSARLTHAAYLLTGDRHQAEDAAQTAFTRTYAAWSRVRHKDAYGYARTVLMNHVIDGWRRPIREYATEAMPDQPDRLDVDKAVTQRAWLTAVLRTLTARERAVVVLRHFFDLPEADVARELGVSLGTVKSTNSRALAKLRIEAGEDTLIGGSGR, from the coding sequence ATGGCGCGCGGCGACGACGAGTTCGCGGACTTCGTGCGCGCCTCCTCGGCCCGGCTCACCCACGCCGCCTACCTGCTCACCGGTGACCGCCACCAGGCGGAAGACGCCGCGCAGACCGCCTTCACGCGCACGTACGCGGCCTGGTCGCGAGTCCGGCACAAGGACGCCTACGGCTACGCCCGCACCGTCCTGATGAACCACGTCATCGACGGCTGGCGGCGCCCGATCCGCGAGTACGCCACCGAGGCGATGCCCGACCAGCCGGACCGGCTCGACGTCGACAAGGCCGTCACCCAGCGCGCGTGGCTCACCGCGGTGCTGCGGACGCTGACCGCCCGCGAACGCGCCGTCGTCGTGCTCCGCCACTTCTTCGACCTGCCCGAAGCCGACGTGGCCCGTGAGCTCGGCGTTTCGCTGGGTACCGTGAAGAGCACCAACTCGCGCGCGCTGGCCAAGCTGCGCATCGAGGCCGGCGAGGACACGCTGATCGGAGGGAGCGGGCGATGA
- a CDS encoding M20/M25/M40 family metallo-hydrolase yields the protein MTSRRAFLAASATSVVVSAVGVPAAAASPGCPGVPVRPQRPGVDLRALLRQVDERRIEATVRRLAAFGTRHTLSAQDDPVRGIGAARDWLFAQFQQVAAASGGRMTVELQSYVQPPADRIPVPTKITNVVATLRGSTDPGRVYVVSGHYDSRRTDVMDFTGDAPGADDDASGVAVSLELARVFATRQPAATIVFAAVAGEEQGLYGARYLAQQFKAAGTDVQAMFTDDIVGSSRADDGTRDPTTIRLFAEGVPTAETPAEANLRRSIGGENDSPPRQLARFVKSVAENDATGMTVRVIYRRDRYLRGGDHIGFLEQGYPAARFTEPAEDFAHQHQDVRVENGVQYGDLPEFCDFPFIARVARVNGAALWSLATAPGTPKGVKIRTAALTNDSELLWNATPGAAGYEVLWRETTAPDWTRALDVGPALTAKIDLSKDNVFFAVRAVGPGGLRSPAAFPVPVS from the coding sequence GTGACCTCTCGACGAGCGTTCCTCGCCGCATCGGCGACTTCGGTGGTGGTGTCCGCGGTGGGGGTTCCGGCGGCGGCCGCGTCCCCCGGGTGCCCAGGCGTTCCCGTCCGGCCGCAGCGCCCCGGCGTGGACCTGCGAGCGTTGCTGCGGCAGGTCGACGAGCGCCGGATCGAGGCGACCGTGCGGCGGCTGGCCGCGTTCGGCACCCGGCACACGCTGTCCGCCCAGGACGACCCGGTGCGCGGCATCGGCGCCGCGCGTGACTGGCTGTTCGCGCAGTTCCAGCAGGTCGCGGCCGCGTCCGGCGGCCGGATGACCGTCGAGCTGCAGTCGTACGTCCAGCCGCCCGCCGACCGGATCCCGGTGCCGACGAAGATCACGAACGTCGTCGCGACGCTGCGCGGGTCCACCGATCCCGGCCGCGTGTACGTCGTCTCCGGGCACTACGACTCGCGCCGCACCGACGTCATGGACTTCACCGGCGACGCGCCGGGAGCCGACGACGACGCTTCGGGCGTCGCGGTCTCGCTGGAGCTCGCGCGGGTCTTCGCGACCCGGCAGCCGGCCGCGACGATCGTCTTCGCCGCCGTGGCGGGCGAGGAGCAGGGCCTCTACGGCGCGCGGTACCTCGCGCAGCAGTTCAAGGCCGCCGGCACGGACGTCCAGGCGATGTTCACCGACGACATCGTCGGCTCCAGCCGCGCCGACGACGGCACGCGCGACCCGACGACGATCCGGCTGTTCGCCGAGGGCGTCCCGACCGCGGAGACGCCGGCCGAGGCGAACCTGCGGCGCAGCATCGGGGGCGAGAACGACTCACCGCCGCGGCAGCTGGCCCGGTTCGTGAAGTCGGTGGCGGAGAACGACGCGACCGGCATGACGGTCCGCGTGATCTACCGCCGCGACCGCTACCTGCGCGGCGGCGACCACATCGGCTTCCTGGAGCAGGGCTACCCGGCGGCGCGGTTCACCGAGCCCGCCGAGGACTTCGCGCACCAGCACCAGGACGTCCGCGTGGAGAACGGCGTCCAGTACGGCGACCTGCCGGAGTTCTGCGACTTCCCGTTCATCGCCCGGGTCGCCCGGGTGAACGGCGCCGCCCTGTGGTCGCTCGCGACGGCGCCGGGCACCCCGAAGGGCGTGAAGATCCGCACGGCGGCGCTGACGAACGATTCGGAACTGCTGTGGAACGCGACGCCGGGCGCGGCCGGCTACGAAGTCCTCTGGCGCGAGACGACGGCGCCGGACTGGACGCGTGCGCTCGACGTCGGCCCGGCGCTGACGGCGAAGATCGACCTGTCGAAGGACAACGTCTTCTTCGCCGTCCGCGCGGTGGGCCCCGGCGGACTCCGGAGCCCGGCCGCGTTCCCGGTGCCGGTGAGCTAG
- a CDS encoding acyltransferase — translation MFFDDERSHRLRPQILTELVSQYMNDAERAQFYGLPSTCRVRERVKIISPENLTMGDHCWVGEGAALDASGGLEIGEHTSIGLNTLIFTHSSWLANMTLQNHSGSDLIERKPVKIGKGCFIGGLVVIMAGVTIGDFATVQPNSVVAKDVPPRTLVAGNPARVFQRYDEEYIQSEVDRVRAENARRREIAEERGQAPGWGAPSGDFSE, via the coding sequence ATGTTCTTCGATGACGAGCGCAGCCACCGGCTGCGCCCGCAGATCCTGACCGAGCTCGTCTCGCAGTACATGAACGACGCCGAGCGGGCCCAGTTCTACGGGCTCCCGTCGACGTGCCGGGTGCGTGAGCGAGTCAAGATCATCAGCCCCGAGAACCTCACGATGGGCGACCACTGCTGGGTCGGGGAGGGCGCGGCGCTCGACGCGAGCGGCGGCCTGGAGATCGGCGAGCACACCAGCATCGGGCTGAACACGCTGATCTTCACGCACTCGAGCTGGCTCGCGAACATGACGCTGCAGAACCATTCGGGCAGCGACCTGATCGAGCGCAAGCCGGTGAAGATCGGCAAGGGCTGCTTCATCGGCGGCCTGGTGGTGATCATGGCCGGCGTGACGATCGGCGACTTCGCCACGGTGCAGCCGAACTCGGTGGTGGCGAAGGACGTCCCGCCGCGGACGCTGGTGGCGGGCAACCCGGCGCGCGTGTTCCAGCGGTACGACGAGGAGTACATCCAGTCCGAAGTGGACCGGGTCCGCGCGGAGAACGCGCGCCGCCGGGAGATCGCCGAGGAACGCGGTCAGGCTCCCGGCTGGGGCGCGCCCTCCGGTGACTTCTCCGAGTAG
- a CDS encoding acyl carrier protein, with amino-acid sequence MSVAPKLREVFVEALDLDADVDVENLKYRDLEAWDSVGHMALVAAIEDEFDVEFDTDQVIDMSSFKVAVDMVTELQAKND; translated from the coding sequence ATGTCGGTTGCCCCCAAGCTGCGCGAGGTCTTCGTCGAGGCGCTGGACCTCGACGCTGACGTGGACGTCGAGAACCTGAAGTACCGCGACCTCGAGGCGTGGGACTCGGTCGGCCACATGGCGCTGGTCGCGGCCATCGAGGACGAGTTCGACGTCGAGTTCGACACCGACCAGGTCATCGACATGTCGAGCTTCAAGGTCGCCGTGGACATGGTGACCGAGCTGCAGGCGAAGAATGACTGA
- a CDS encoding LuxE/PaaK family acyltransferase: protein MSVFTRSQADREALLLPELVDLTAHHRANSEGYERILSSLGIAPNADFATIADLPWLPVRMFKTHDLKSVPDSEVFKTLTSSGTTGAGASRIYLDKEAAGAQTKQLGATLQEVLGGERLPMLMVDTIGIIKNRRSFSARGAGVLGMANFGRKHTYVLDENDRPDVEAVKKFLAEYGGKPFLIFGFTFMVWQYLYEVARDNGLDLSNGILIHSGGWKKLIDRAVDNTEFRRRFKEDTGLTRIHNYYGMIEQIGTVFLEGPSGNSLYCPDFADVVIRDPETWEEQPVGKPGVIEVVSTLPRSYPGHVLLTEDLGVYNGIDDGDWPGKHFSVLGRLPKAEARGCSDTFSGAAA, encoded by the coding sequence ATGAGCGTGTTCACTCGGTCGCAGGCTGACCGGGAGGCCTTGCTGCTGCCCGAACTCGTCGACCTGACGGCCCACCACCGGGCGAACTCCGAAGGCTACGAGCGGATCCTGTCGTCGCTGGGAATCGCGCCGAACGCCGACTTCGCCACGATCGCGGACCTGCCGTGGCTGCCGGTGCGGATGTTCAAGACGCACGACCTGAAGTCGGTGCCGGACAGCGAGGTGTTCAAGACCCTCACGTCGTCCGGCACCACCGGCGCGGGCGCGTCGCGGATCTACCTGGACAAGGAGGCGGCGGGCGCGCAGACCAAGCAGCTCGGCGCGACCCTGCAGGAGGTCCTCGGCGGGGAGCGGCTGCCGATGCTGATGGTCGACACGATCGGCATCATCAAGAACCGCCGCTCGTTCTCCGCGCGCGGCGCGGGGGTGCTGGGCATGGCGAACTTCGGCCGCAAGCACACGTACGTGCTCGACGAGAACGACCGGCCGGACGTCGAGGCCGTCAAGAAGTTCCTCGCCGAGTACGGCGGCAAGCCGTTCCTGATCTTCGGCTTCACGTTCATGGTGTGGCAGTACCTGTACGAGGTCGCGCGGGACAACGGTCTCGACCTGTCGAACGGCATCCTCATCCACTCCGGTGGCTGGAAGAAGCTGATCGATCGCGCGGTCGACAACACCGAGTTCCGACGGCGCTTCAAGGAGGACACCGGGCTCACCCGGATCCACAACTACTACGGGATGATCGAGCAGATCGGCACGGTCTTCCTCGAAGGCCCGTCCGGGAACTCGCTGTACTGCCCGGACTTCGCCGACGTCGTGATCCGCGATCCGGAGACGTGGGAAGAGCAGCCGGTCGGGAAGCCGGGCGTCATCGAGGTCGTCTCGACGCTGCCGCGGTCGTACCCGGGCCACGTGCTGCTGACCGAGGACCTCGGCGTCTACAACGGGATCGACGACGGCGACTGGCCGGGCAAGCACTTCTCCGTGCTCGGCCGGCTGCCCAAGGCCGAGGCCCGCGGCTGCTCGGACACGTTCTCAGGAGCGGCGGCATGA
- a CDS encoding DegT/DnrJ/EryC1/StrS family aminotransferase translates to MIPITVVDVRDAEDLVVEVLRSGAIAQGPMVKRFEDAFAAVSGTKHAIAVNNGTTALVASLQVLDLKPGDEVITSPFTFVATLNAILEAGATVRFADIRRDDFAIDTDAVAKVVTDRTKVLMPVHLYGQTADMGKLAPLAAEHGLQVIEDSAQAVGASFEGKQAGSFGIGCFSLYATKNITTAEGGVITTDDDALADKLRVLRNQGMRARYQYEVAGHNYRMTDLHAAVGIPQLAKLDQLTAARQANAKRLSEGLAGTPGLDVPQVLPGREHVWHQYTVLVGPHAFLSRDELAAALTERGIGNGIYYPKIVFDYDCYAGHDLIPGARVEDFPVAQAVAAQALSLPVHPHLTESDLDTIIETVREVLGA, encoded by the coding sequence ATGATCCCCATCACTGTGGTCGACGTCCGCGACGCGGAGGACCTCGTCGTCGAGGTGCTGCGCTCCGGCGCCATCGCACAGGGACCGATGGTCAAGCGCTTCGAAGACGCCTTCGCGGCCGTCTCCGGCACGAAGCACGCGATCGCCGTCAACAACGGGACGACCGCCCTGGTCGCCTCGCTCCAGGTGCTCGACCTGAAGCCGGGTGACGAGGTCATCACCTCGCCGTTCACCTTCGTGGCGACGCTGAACGCGATCCTCGAAGCCGGCGCGACCGTCCGCTTCGCCGACATCCGGCGCGACGACTTCGCGATCGACACCGACGCCGTGGCGAAGGTGGTGACCGACCGCACGAAGGTGCTCATGCCGGTGCACCTCTACGGCCAGACCGCGGACATGGGCAAGCTCGCCCCGCTGGCCGCCGAGCACGGCCTCCAGGTCATCGAGGACTCCGCGCAGGCCGTCGGCGCGTCGTTCGAGGGCAAGCAGGCCGGCTCGTTCGGCATCGGCTGCTTCTCGCTGTACGCGACGAAGAACATCACGACCGCCGAGGGCGGCGTCATCACGACGGACGACGACGCGCTGGCCGACAAGCTGCGCGTGCTGCGCAACCAGGGCATGCGCGCCCGCTACCAGTACGAGGTCGCCGGGCACAACTACCGGATGACCGACCTGCACGCGGCGGTCGGCATCCCGCAGCTGGCGAAGCTCGACCAGCTGACCGCGGCCCGCCAGGCGAACGCGAAGCGGCTGTCGGAGGGTCTCGCGGGCACTCCCGGCCTGGACGTCCCGCAGGTGCTGCCGGGCCGCGAGCACGTGTGGCACCAGTACACCGTGCTGGTCGGGCCGCACGCGTTCCTCTCGCGTGACGAGCTGGCCGCGGCGCTCACCGAGCGCGGTATCGGCAACGGCATCTACTACCCCAAGATCGTCTTCGACTACGACTGCTACGCGGGTCACGACCTGATCCCGGGCGCGCGCGTCGAGGACTTCCCGGTGGCGCAGGCGGTTGCCGCGCAAGCGCTTTCGCTGCCGGTGCACCCGCACCTGACCGAGTCCGACCTGGACACCATCATCGAAACCGTTCGCGAGGTACTGGGCGCATGA